The window TGCTATTGTCTGGTCTTAAAATTTGTGCACTTAAATTGGTCCCTGCAATCTGATCTCTTAAAAAAGCAGTTAAATAAACGGTGTCTCCTAATTCAAAATCATTACTTTCATAAGTGGTTTCTGCTGTTGGACATGTTGGAAAAACAATAGGATTATCGCTATGTGTTAATGCCGCATTTATATTTGGATTGCTATATGGTTTTTGATTTAACCACCAAGAGTCCAGATTGAAGTTATTGCATGTTCCGTAATACGGATCTACTAATTGGGAATAACTCGCATCGGTGTATACTTCAAAATGTAAATGTGGTCCTGTTGAATTTCCGGAACTTCCTACCGTTCCAAGAACTTCACCAGTAGTTACTAAATCACCAATGTTTTTGGTAGTAACAGATCCACTTTTCATATGGCCATACCAAGCAACACTTCCATCGCTATGTTGTATGTAAATCGCATTCCATTGATTATTGTTAAAACCGCAACTTCTATCAAATTGACCATCTCCTTTTCCTATGATTTGACCAGCAGAAGCAGCAATAATTTCCGTTTGGCTGTCATCCATTTGTTTCCAACTAAAAGGCCATAAATAAACATCTACACCTTGATGGTTGTATCCGGAAGCGGTATCATAAGTTTGCGAGCCACAATTATAATCTAATAACTGATTTGGAAATGTAGCATTATGATCTACATAACCAGAAATGGCCCAAGTTTCATTGTAATTAAAACCGGTTGCTTGCTGTATGGGCCAATCGAATAAAACATGTCCTCCAGCTTTGTTTTCTTCGTTAAAAACGAGTTTGTTTTCTTGTTTTAATACAGCTTCATTTTCCTTTAAAAAATCTTTAATATTTTCTCTTTGCTCTAGTGTTAAGCAAGGGGTTTTTGCTGCATTAAAGATATATTCACCACCATTTATTTTAGGAATAGATTCCTGAGCGTGTGTAGTAATTAAAAATCCGAAAACAGAAAGTAGTACAATAAAAGTTTTAGTGATTTTTTTCATAATATGAATAGCTTTAAGGGTTCTCTAATGCGCTTAAAAAACGAATTATAATGTTTTGGCTAAAAAAATTTTAGGAGGTATAAATATACAATTTTTTTATAATATTCAGTTTTATAAATTTACTAGCTTTTTAACTTAATAAATAATATTATCTTTACATTCCAAAGTAATACTTTGGTTTGTAATTTCTATGTAAGTGGAAATCTTTAAAAAAGAAACTATTTTTTATTAATCTTCTTCTGAAAAAGAGTGCTTTTTCAGAATCAATATATACACTTTATGGCTTGTGGAACTTGTTCAACAGGAAAAGATGGCCAACCAAAAGGCTGCAAAAGTAACGGAACATGTGGAACAGATAGTTGTAACAAACTTACTGTTTTTGATTGGTTAGCAAACATGTCGCTTCCAAACGGAGAAAAACCCTTTGATTGGGTAGAGGTTCGTTTTAAAAACGGAAGAAAAGAATACTACAAAAATACCGAAAACCTAACTTTAGCAATTGGTGACGTGGTTGCAACACAAGCACAATCTGGTCATGATATTGGTATGGTAACCCTTTCTGGAGAGTTGGTAAGAGTACAAATGAAACGTAAAAAGGTTTCAGAAAAACCAGAAACGATTCAGAAAATATACAGAAAAGCATCACAAAAAGATATCGATATTTGGTCTGAAGCTCGTGATAGAGAAGAAGCAATGAAGGTAAAAGCACGCCAATTTGCAATAAATTTGAAATTGAAAATGAAAATTTCGGATATCGAATTTCAAGGAGATGCCAGTAAAGCCACTTTTTATTACACAGCAGAAGAACGCGTAGATTTTAGAGAGCTTATTAAGCTTTTTGCAAGAGAGTTTAGAACCAGAATTGAAATGAAACAAGTTGGTTTTAGACAAGAAGCAGCAAGACTTGGTGGTATTGGTTCTTGTGGTCGTGAGTTATGTTGTTCTACTTGGTTAACCGATTTTCGTTCGGTAAGCACTTCTGCGGCACGTTACCAACAATTATCTTTAAATCCGCAAAAATTAGCAGGACAATGCGGTAAGTTAAAATGCTGTTTAAACTATGAGTTAGATAGTTATTTAGATGCTTTAAAAACACTTCCAAAACCGGAAATAAAATTATATACTAAAAAAGGAACTGCTGTTTGTCAGAAAACAGATATTTTTCAAGGTCATTTATGGTATGCTTATGAAGGCGAATGGATGAATTGGCACAAGATTACGAAAGATCAAGCCAATGAAATTATTGCAATCAATAAGAAAAAAGAAAAGATTGAAAGTCTAGAAGAATACGCATTAGAACTGGTAGAAGATACTAAAACCGAGTTTGAAAACGTTGTTGGTCAAGATAGTTTAACACGTTTCGATAATCCAAAAGGCAATAAAAAACGTAAAAATAATAAGAGAAGAGCAAAACCTCAAAATAGTACCAACAATACAAATACCAATAAGCCAAACAAATCGAATACTAATAAACCCCGTAATACGAATAAAACAAGTACTACGAACAAAAGCAATACTGCTAACAAACCTGGTAATGCTAACAAAAGTAATAACCCAAATAAAAGTAATAACACCAACAAGGCAGGTAATGCCAATAAAGCCAACAAAACGAGTAATACAAGCAGAACTAGCAATACCAACAAAACTAGAAACACAAATAAAAACAGTAATACCAATAAAACAAACAATGCGAAATAGTATTTTTCTATTGCTTTTTTTTCTTTCTCTAATTTTTGTGTCTTGTGATGCTAATGGTGTTTTTGATACCTATCAAAGCATAGATAACAAATGGAATAAAGAGGATGTTTTGCTTTTTAAAGTGCAAGCTCCAGATAGTATTAATAAATACAATTTGTTTGTAAACCTGCGAAACAATCAAGAATACAAATACAATAATTTGTATCTAATAGTAGCAATGAATTACCCGCACGGAAAAACGGTAAAAGATACTTTAGAATATAAAATGGCGAAACCTAATGGTGAATTTTTAGGTTCCGGATTTTCTAGTATTAAAGAAAATAAATTGTGGTATAAAGAAGGTTTTATTTTTAATGAACCTGGAGAATACCAAATAAAGATTCAACATGCCATGCGTGAAAACGGCAAAGTAAATGGTATTGTAGATTTAGAAGGTATCACAGATGTTGGATTTAGAGTAGAAAATATAAATAATAATTAAAAATGTCATACGGAGCGCAGTCGAAGTATCTTACAAAAGAAAATAGTTAATGGCAAAAAAGCAAGCAAAAAAGCAGGCAAATAAAAAAACAGTAACTCAGGATTTTTCAAAATATATAAGTTGGTTTTGGAAACTTTTTTCAGGAGGTATTTTAGCAATAATACTCGTGTTTTTATTAGCATCTTGGGGCGTTTTTGGAGCGCTTCCAGATTATACTATTCTTGAAAACCCAAAAACTAATTTAGCGACAGAGATTATTTCATCTGACGGACAAACACTTGGTAAGTTTTATTTTAATGATAATAGAACACCTGTTGGTTATCACGATTTACCACAAAATTTAGTAGATGCTTTAATAGCAACGGAAGATGCTCGTTTTCACGAACATTCAGGTATCGATGCAAGAGGAACTCTAAGAGCTTTCGTGTATTTAGGTACTAAAGGAGGAGCAAGTACCATTTCGCAACAATTATCTAGACAGTTATTTGTTGGTGTGGCTTCTACAAATACAATTAGCAGAATTACTCAAAAATTAAAAGAGTGGATTATTGCAACAAAACTAGAACGTCAATACACCAAAGAAGAGATTATTGCGCAATATTTTAATATCTATGACTTTGGAAACAATGGTGATGGTATTCGTTCTGCATCCAGAATTTATTTTGGTAAAGAACCAAGGGATCTTGATTTAAAGGAATCTGCCATGCTAGTTGGTATGTTTAAAAACTCTTCTTTATATAACCCAAGACGAAATCCAGTTGGTGTAAAAAACAGACGAAATGTTGTTTTAGCACAAATGGAAAAGTATGGTTACATAGATGAAGCAGTAAAAGACTCACTTCAAAAAACAGAGTTAGACTTGCGTTATTCACCAGAATCGCATCGTGAAGGTACAGCTACCTATTTTAGAGAATATCTTCGTGCTTTTATGAAAGATTGGACCAAGGATGAAGCCAATAGAAAACCAGATGGCACAAAATATAACATCAACAGCGATGGATTAAAAGTGTACACTACAATTGATTCACGTATGCAGTTATATGCCGAAGATGCTGTAGCGAAACACATGCCAAGATTACAGGCTGAGTTTTTTCATCAAAATACACCAGAAAGAAACCCAACAGCACCATTTTTAGATCTTACAAGAGGAGGAGTAGATTCTTTATTGCAAAAAGCAATGAGTAGAGGAGAACGTTGGAGAATATTAAAAAAAGCAGGGAAATCGGAAAAAGAAATCCGAGCATCTTTTTATAAGCCTAGAAAAATGACCGTTTTTTCTTGGAAAGATGGCGCAGTTTCAGAAATAGATACTATTATGAAACCTATAGATTCTATGCGTTATTATAAATCCTTTTTACATACAGGAATGATGTCTATGAATCCGCAAACAGGACATGTAAAAGCTTGGGTTGGTGGTATTAGCTATAAACATTTTCAGTATGATCACGTAAAACAGGGAAAGCGTCAAGTAGGTTCTACCTTTAAGCCTTTTGTGTACGCAACAGCAATCGACCAGTTGCACCTTTCTCCTTGTGATGTATTGCCAAACTCACAAATTACTATTGAAGCTAATAAATATGGGAATCCAGAACCTTGGACACCAGGAAATGATAATAATGAATATGGCGGAACAAGAACCTTAAAAAACGCTTTAGCAAATTCTGTGAATACTATTACAGCACGTTTAATGGATAAAGTAGGTCCACAACCTGTTGTAGATTTAGTAAAGAAATTAGGAATAGAATCTGAAGTTCTTGCTGTACCTTCAATAGCTTTAGGTACTCCAGATGTAAGTGTTTATGAAATGGTTGGAGCATATTCTGCATTTGCAAATCAAGGAGTATATACAAAGCCAGTAATGGTAACCCATATTGAAGATAAAAACGGAACGATTTTATATCAATTCACACCAGAATCTCGCGATGTGTTAAGTGAAGAAGTGGCGTATGTAACGGTAAACCTTATGGAAGGTGTAACGCAATCTGGTTCAGGAGCAAGATTAAGAGGTAAAGGACGTGATAAATGGCGTGCAGATTATAGAGAAGTAATTACAGGTTATCCCTATGAATTTACCAATCCAATAGCTGGAAAAACAGGAACCACGCAAAACCAAAGTGATGGTTGGTTTATGGGAATGGTACCTAATCTAGTAACAGGTGTTTGGGTAGGTGCAGAAGATAGAGCAGCACATTTTGCATCTATAACGTATGGTCAAGGTGCTGCAATGGCATTACCAATTTGGGGAATGTATATGAAAAGCTGTTATGAAGATGCAGAGCTTAAAATATCTAAAGACGATTTTGAAAAACCAGCTAATCTATCTATTGAAGTAGATTGCGATAAGTATAAAAAAGAGCAAGATTCTAATTCAGATACTCCAAATGAAGATGTACCTGATGAATTAGACTTTTAAATTCCTGCGAAGGCAGGAATCTCATGATTGTAACTTAATTATGATATGAAGTGAAGGTTTGGCCAAAAATAAGCGAAGCGAATTTTTATTTTACAATTATAATCTTTTCCGTTATTCCGAGCTTGTCGAGGAATCTCAACAATTTCAAAGCCATTCTTTTCAGAATGGTTTTTTTATTCAAAAAATTTGATTTTTCACGGTTTTCCCGTAACATTTTTACGGGAAAACCGTAAATTTTAATATAATAGAATATTTTCTATAAAAACTTGCTGTATTAGTTTTTTTTTTTAGGTTTGTCCTGTCAGAGGTAAAAGTTTAAATCAAAGCCGATTAAAGATTTGCTAATGACATTAAGATTAATTTATAACTAGCGCTAGTTTTTTATTATCTTCCTTAACAATTAAATAGCGCATTAAAATAATAACGGCTTGTTATTTTAATACACTTCGGCTTAACACATTTTTCGGCTTTAAAATTCGGCTTAATTTTATTAACCAACCAGTTATAAAACTATAAACTGGTTTAAAATTTTAAGATTATGAAAAATTTAAGTAAAAAAGTATTTGGTTTAGCTTGTGCTTCACTTTTAATGATGAGTATGACAACAAAAGTTGAAGAAGTAATCCCAAAAAAGGACTGTATAGATGAAGCTAGAGCAATTGCATTTTATTATATGGAATATCATGGTTATTCAGAAGATCAAGGTGCTGAATTAGTTTTGCTTATAATAGAAGGATGCTAAACAGATTATTAAATTTTATTAGAGCTAAGCATGAATTTTTCAAATTTATTTTTTTTAATTTTATTTTTTGTTAATGTTTCTTTTGCACAAAACTCAAAGAAAACTTCTACAATTATTTACAAAATCAGTACAAATAATAATGTTGAAGATTTAGATTTAGAAACTTCTATTAAAAACAGGATAAAAGCCATTAATAAAGCTAGCGATTTAATAGAATGTAAGTTGCATTTTAATGTAAATGAAAGTGTTTTTTATCAAGAAAAAAAAATGTCATTAAATAATGACCAATCTTATAAATTAGCTTCAATTGTTATAAGAGGTTTATATTATTCAAACATCAAAGATTCATTAAAAATATTAAACAAAAATTTTTCAGATGTAAATTTCAATGTAATCATTCCGTTTAATAAACATAGATGGCAAATTACAAATGAAACAAAAGAAATTGGAGGTTATAAATGCTTTAAAGCTAATAAAATTGTATCAAAATCTAATATAATTGCATGGTTTACAAATCAAATTCCAGTTCCATTTGGACCTAACGGAATTGATGGTCTTCCAGGTTTAATTTTAGAAACTACTATAAATGAAAAATTAACATTTTACGCTACTCAAATTAACTTTAATGAAACAGAAGTTAAGTTTTTAGAAAAGCCAAAAGCTAATAAAACAATAACTGAAGAAGATTTTTTAAAAATGGCTAGCAACAAAATGGCAGATTTTTTCAATGAAAATTAACTTTATTACCATATTTCGGCTTTACATTCGGCTTAATTTTTATTAACTAACCAGTAATAAACTGGTTTAAAACTTTAGAATTATGAAAAAAATAATTAGTTTTATTGGTGTTTTTATGTTGTTTACATCCTTTAATGCCAATGCAGTCAATACTAAAGAAATTAACGAATATATATTATTGAAAGGACAAAGTTGCTTCTCTTTTTATCATGGACTTTTCCATGAATATTATGGCGGAATTAATCTAGACAATGTAGGTGACTTTAATAATCTAGTATCACAATGTCAAGCCTTATTCGAATAAAATGAGCTATTCATATTTGCATTATTTTACTTTAAAGATTGTTTTGTGCATGTTTTTTTTGGTTTCAACACCAAATTTATATGCACAAACATCTTATAAGGTAACTTATAATATTTCAAAAATTAAACTTCAGGGTTCTATAGATAATCTAGACGAAAAAGGCAAACGTATTACTAAGCAAGTTGCTGATCGAGCAAAAGAAGTACATTACATACTCATATCTAATAATGAAAATTCGTATTTTCAGTTAGAAGATACATTGAGAAAAGAAAGCGATACACCACTCGATAACATGCTATCAAGAATGGCAAAAAGATTCCCTTCTTTTAACAAAAAAGTTTATACTAATCATAATGAAAATAGTATTGTTTTTGTTAGAAATTTAGTGAATAAAGATTTTTTAGTTAAAAGAGATTGCTACAATTTTAATTGGGCTATTAAGGATGAATCAAAAAACATTCTTGGTTTTGTAGCAAAGAAAGCTGAAGGGAATTATTATGATCCAGTAACAGATGAGGAATTAAAAGTGGAAGCCTGGTTTATTCCTTCAATACCTTTACAATCTGGTCCAGATATTTTTAATGGACTTCCAGGATTAATTGCTGAAGTTAATTTAAAAGGAGCTGTAGTATCAGTAAAAAAAATTAAACCAAATACAATTTCGAAAATTGAAGAAATTGATGCTTCTAAAGCAATGACACAACAAGAATATGAAAATCTAATAAGTAAGTTAACAAAAGAGTATATTGAAAACTAAATCAATTTTCAAAGCCATTCTTTTCTGAATGGCTTTTTACTCAAAAACAAGCTTTTTTTTACGGGAAAACCGTAAATTTTAATATAATAGAATATTTTCTATAAAAACTTGCTGTATTAGTTTTTTTTTTTAGGTTTGTCCAGTCAGAGGTAAAAGTTTAAATCAAAGCCGATTAAAGATTTGCTAATGACATTAGGATTAATCTATAACTTGTACTAGTTTTTTTATTAACTCCCTTAACTATTAAATAGTGCATTAAAATAATAACGGCTTGTTATTTTAATACATTTTCGGCTTTAAAATTCGGCTTAATTTTTATTAACCAACCAGTATTAAACTATAAACTGGTTTAAAATTTTAGAATTATATAAAATTTAAGTAAAAAAGTATTTGGAATAGCTTGTGCTTCACTTTTAATGATGAGTATGGCAACTAAATCAAGTACAACTGTTTTTGAAAAACTATCTGATTGCGAAATGGAAGCTATAGACGTACACAATGATTTGATGGATGAAGGATGGTCTCATCAACATTCCTATAATGTTTCCGGAGCCTACTTGGATTTATGTAATTATATAGCGGCAGGTGGCACATTATAAGGCTATTTGTCAATAAAAACGCCTTAAGTTGTAATAATATTAAAAAATTACATCAACATAAGGTTATAGAAAAAACAAACTAAAAGAAAGTTGATAAAAAAATAAATTTAAAGATGAACAATAATATAATAATAGCTTTTCTAGTCAATTTTCTTTTAGTTAACAGTATGTTTTCTCAACAGAATAGTGGAAGAATTGTTTATAATGGAGTCCCAAACAAGTCGTTAATTGCTACGGGAAACAAAAAACAATCGAAAATAAAAACTATTGATAGTTTAATCTCAGGAATGGCTCCAATCGAGTTTGAATTGTATTTTAATAATAATGAGTCAACTTACTCTCAAGTCCGTAAAATAGAAGATGATAAAAATTTTAAAATAAAATTAGCGACTATATTACTTGGAGGTAATCAGGTTCATTATACAAACCTTAAAACTAAAGAATCTTTTTACCAAGTTGATGCTTATGGAGAATTATTTATAGTTCATAATAGAAAAAAAAAATGGGTATTGAAAAAAGAGTCGAAAAAAATTGGAAAATACAACTGCTTTAAAGCGACTACATACTATACAGTAAATAATAGCAAAGGAACTTTTACATATCCTGTAATAGCGTGGTACACTACTGAAATCCCAATTCCCTTTGGCCCAAAAGAATATTATGGGTTACCTGGGTTAATATTAGAATTACAAGAACGAAACTTAAATTATAAAGCAATTGAAATTGTTATAAATACTGATGATGGATTTAAAGTTAAAAAACCTAAAAGAGGAAAGAATTTGTCTAAAGAAGAATTTGAAAATATAGGAATTGATATGGGTAATAATAAAATAACTATTGGTAAAAATTAGACATTTAATAATATTTTCATTTCTCCTAGTAGTAGTAACTTCTTATTCACAAAACATTATAATTCAAGGTAAGGTTACAGATTCTTTGCAAAACACTTTGGTTTATGCAAACATTCTAGCTTTACCAGAAG is drawn from Lacinutrix sp. WUR7 and contains these coding sequences:
- a CDS encoding peptidoglycan DD-metalloendopeptidase family protein → MKKITKTFIVLLSVFGFLITTHAQESIPKINGGEYIFNAAKTPCLTLEQRENIKDFLKENEAVLKQENKLVFNEENKAGGHVLFDWPIQQATGFNYNETWAISGYVDHNATFPNQLLDYNCGSQTYDTASGYNHQGVDVYLWPFSWKQMDDSQTEIIAASAGQIIGKGDGQFDRSCGFNNNQWNAIYIQHSDGSVAWYGHMKSGSVTTKNIGDLVTTGEVLGTVGSSGNSTGPHLHFEVYTDASYSQLVDPYYGTCNNFNLDSWWLNQKPYSNPNINAALTHSDNPIVFPTCPTAETTYESNDFELGDTVYLTAFLRDQIAGTNLSAQILRPDNSIFYSTSFNTSTTSSSWYYYWSFNSFDVIGEWKWRITYQGQTVTHLFNIQTLSIAENELESVSIYPNPTKDYINISSSNSITKARLVDLQGKIIQTIHNVSEGIQKVSLEAVSNGTYFLTLESNSNQKKTFKIIKE
- a CDS encoding GLPGLI family protein; the protein is MNFSNLFFLILFFVNVSFAQNSKKTSTIIYKISTNNNVEDLDLETSIKNRIKAINKASDLIECKLHFNVNESVFYQEKKMSLNNDQSYKLASIVIRGLYYSNIKDSLKILNKNFSDVNFNVIIPFNKHRWQITNETKEIGGYKCFKANKIVSKSNIIAWFTNQIPVPFGPNGIDGLPGLILETTINEKLTFYATQINFNETEVKFLEKPKANKTITEEDFLKMASNKMADFFNEN
- a CDS encoding GLPGLI family protein gives rise to the protein MFFLVSTPNLYAQTSYKVTYNISKIKLQGSIDNLDEKGKRITKQVADRAKEVHYILISNNENSYFQLEDTLRKESDTPLDNMLSRMAKRFPSFNKKVYTNHNENSIVFVRNLVNKDFLVKRDCYNFNWAIKDESKNILGFVAKKAEGNYYDPVTDEELKVEAWFIPSIPLQSGPDIFNGLPGLIAEVNLKGAVVSVKKIKPNTISKIEEIDASKAMTQQEYENLISKLTKEYIEN
- a CDS encoding regulatory iron-sulfur-containing complex subunit RicT → MACGTCSTGKDGQPKGCKSNGTCGTDSCNKLTVFDWLANMSLPNGEKPFDWVEVRFKNGRKEYYKNTENLTLAIGDVVATQAQSGHDIGMVTLSGELVRVQMKRKKVSEKPETIQKIYRKASQKDIDIWSEARDREEAMKVKARQFAINLKLKMKISDIEFQGDASKATFYYTAEERVDFRELIKLFAREFRTRIEMKQVGFRQEAARLGGIGSCGRELCCSTWLTDFRSVSTSAARYQQLSLNPQKLAGQCGKLKCCLNYELDSYLDALKTLPKPEIKLYTKKGTAVCQKTDIFQGHLWYAYEGEWMNWHKITKDQANEIIAINKKKEKIESLEEYALELVEDTKTEFENVVGQDSLTRFDNPKGNKKRKNNKRRAKPQNSTNNTNTNKPNKSNTNKPRNTNKTSTTNKSNTANKPGNANKSNNPNKSNNTNKAGNANKANKTSNTSRTSNTNKTRNTNKNSNTNKTNNAK
- a CDS encoding gliding motility lipoprotein GldH — protein: MRNSIFLLLFFLSLIFVSCDANGVFDTYQSIDNKWNKEDVLLFKVQAPDSINKYNLFVNLRNNQEYKYNNLYLIVAMNYPHGKTVKDTLEYKMAKPNGEFLGSGFSSIKENKLWYKEGFIFNEPGEYQIKIQHAMRENGKVNGIVDLEGITDVGFRVENINNN
- a CDS encoding penicillin-binding protein 1A, which gives rise to MAKKQAKKQANKKTVTQDFSKYISWFWKLFSGGILAIILVFLLASWGVFGALPDYTILENPKTNLATEIISSDGQTLGKFYFNDNRTPVGYHDLPQNLVDALIATEDARFHEHSGIDARGTLRAFVYLGTKGGASTISQQLSRQLFVGVASTNTISRITQKLKEWIIATKLERQYTKEEIIAQYFNIYDFGNNGDGIRSASRIYFGKEPRDLDLKESAMLVGMFKNSSLYNPRRNPVGVKNRRNVVLAQMEKYGYIDEAVKDSLQKTELDLRYSPESHREGTATYFREYLRAFMKDWTKDEANRKPDGTKYNINSDGLKVYTTIDSRMQLYAEDAVAKHMPRLQAEFFHQNTPERNPTAPFLDLTRGGVDSLLQKAMSRGERWRILKKAGKSEKEIRASFYKPRKMTVFSWKDGAVSEIDTIMKPIDSMRYYKSFLHTGMMSMNPQTGHVKAWVGGISYKHFQYDHVKQGKRQVGSTFKPFVYATAIDQLHLSPCDVLPNSQITIEANKYGNPEPWTPGNDNNEYGGTRTLKNALANSVNTITARLMDKVGPQPVVDLVKKLGIESEVLAVPSIALGTPDVSVYEMVGAYSAFANQGVYTKPVMVTHIEDKNGTILYQFTPESRDVLSEEVAYVTVNLMEGVTQSGSGARLRGKGRDKWRADYREVITGYPYEFTNPIAGKTGTTQNQSDGWFMGMVPNLVTGVWVGAEDRAAHFASITYGQGAAMALPIWGMYMKSCYEDAELKISKDDFEKPANLSIEVDCDKYKKEQDSNSDTPNEDVPDELDF
- a CDS encoding GLPGLI family protein, producing the protein MNNNIIIAFLVNFLLVNSMFSQQNSGRIVYNGVPNKSLIATGNKKQSKIKTIDSLISGMAPIEFELYFNNNESTYSQVRKIEDDKNFKIKLATILLGGNQVHYTNLKTKESFYQVDAYGELFIVHNRKKKWVLKKESKKIGKYNCFKATTYYTVNNSKGTFTYPVIAWYTTEIPIPFGPKEYYGLPGLILELQERNLNYKAIEIVINTDDGFKVKKPKRGKNLSKEEFENIGIDMGNNKITIGKN